The Candidatus Neomarinimicrobiota bacterium genome has a segment encoding these proteins:
- a CDS encoding Gfo/Idh/MocA family oxidoreductase: MSNQGLNRDSSKRNDEKLSRRDFLRIGGAVGVGTVLAGVALNSCAKEIVTSPGAAKVDPIETVRLGIVGVGNQGSGHFKYFLRIPGVEIVAVCDIIEDKVKRMQDWAIEAGKPKPTGYFNGENDFKRMCAEEELDLVFTATPWKWHTPILLEAMRNGSHAASEVPVAVTIDECWALVEASEKYNKHCVMMENVCYMEPEMMIYNMVKQGVFGEVLHGEGAYNHDLRNYLIGTEYEGDWRIKHSINRDGNLYPTHGLGPIAQCMDISRGDRFDYLVSMSTTAHGLQEYATKHLGTDHKYAKADYKCGDVNTTMIKTIKGKTIYLVHDTHLPRPYSRINMIQGTKGITQGFGDLTHANLIHIEGMTASHSWEPLMTHVEKYKHPLITQMEEMADGATHGGADFIEDYRLIHCLRNGLPTDMDVYEAVDWTVVSGLTELSVANGSKPVKFPDFTRGKWKTRAPLGIIKN, from the coding sequence ATGAGTAACCAGGGTCTGAATCGGGATAGTTCTAAAAGAAACGATGAAAAATTAAGTCGTCGGGACTTCCTGCGTATAGGCGGTGCTGTAGGTGTTGGTACAGTGCTGGCAGGTGTAGCCCTGAATAGTTGCGCAAAAGAGATTGTTACTAGCCCAGGTGCTGCAAAAGTAGACCCGATTGAAACGGTTCGCTTAGGAATTGTTGGTGTCGGTAATCAAGGGTCAGGTCACTTTAAATATTTCTTACGGATTCCAGGTGTTGAGATTGTCGCTGTGTGTGATATTATTGAAGATAAAGTGAAGCGCATGCAGGATTGGGCAATTGAAGCCGGTAAGCCGAAACCAACAGGCTACTTTAATGGTGAGAATGATTTCAAACGTATGTGTGCCGAAGAAGAACTCGATCTGGTCTTTACAGCTACCCCCTGGAAATGGCATACTCCCATCCTTCTCGAAGCTATGCGGAACGGTAGCCATGCCGCTTCGGAAGTACCGGTAGCTGTCACTATTGATGAATGTTGGGCCTTGGTGGAAGCATCAGAGAAGTATAACAAACACTGCGTTATGATGGAAAATGTCTGTTATATGGAACCTGAGATGATGATATATAATATGGTAAAGCAGGGGGTCTTTGGTGAAGTGCTGCATGGTGAGGGTGCCTATAATCATGACCTGAGAAATTATCTCATCGGAACAGAATATGAAGGGGATTGGCGGATAAAGCATTCCATTAATCGTGATGGAAATCTCTATCCAACGCATGGCTTAGGTCCTATTGCACAGTGTATGGACATTAGTCGTGGTGATCGTTTTGATTATCTGGTTTCCATGAGTACAACAGCTCATGGACTGCAGGAATACGCTACGAAGCACCTAGGCACGGATCACAAATATGCAAAAGCAGATTACAAATGTGGTGATGTGAATACCACCATGATCAAGACGATAAAGGGGAAGACTATCTATCTGGTACATGATACACATCTACCACGACCCTATAGTCGTATAAATATGATTCAAGGAACAAAGGGTATCACCCAGGGCTTTGGTGATCTTACACATGCCAACCTGATCCACATTGAGGGCATGACTGCTTCTCACAGCTGGGAACCACTGATGACTCATGTAGAGAAATATAAACATCCACTGATTACTCAGATGGAGGAAATGGCTGATGGTGCAACCCATGGTGGCGCAGATTTCATTGAGGACTACCGTCTGATCCATTGCTTGCGAAATGGACTTCCTACCGATATGGATGTCTATGAGGCTGTTGATTGGACTGTTGTATCTGGGTTGACGGAACTCTCTGTTGCCAATGGGTCAAAACCTGTCAAATTTCCTGATTTCACCAGAGGTAAGTGGAAAACCAGAGCACCACTTGGGATTATTAAGAACTAA
- a CDS encoding galactokinase family protein: MTTSPIVRVKSPGRICLFGEHQDYLGLPVIATAINRYIKIQGQLNTDPFMTINTPDINTVRKINLEEQFKVLESRDYIASTIRVLRREGIKFHTGCQLTYSGNIPYKAGASSSSAIIVGLLKTLLKLYSPNDHYDSHAIAHLAYQAEVLEHGEPGGMMDHYSISLGNVIHIDTATYEVQQLGDSLEGLIISNSLIPKEILEVHGRIRPSIERAISILRQNDPEFKLAQVQVEEIDEYCEYLPESLIPIFYATITNHEFTRQALKHFKQESVDLKQIGILMNLHHKHLRDYLQITVPKINLMINRAMDMGALGAKINGSGGGGTIAILAPGRVKEVCAALEKVGAMSYPVKVDKGARYE, encoded by the coding sequence ATGACCACTTCACCCATTGTTCGAGTAAAATCACCTGGACGGATATGTCTTTTTGGGGAACACCAGGACTATCTTGGATTGCCTGTTATTGCCACGGCAATAAACCGTTATATAAAAATTCAGGGTCAGCTAAATACCGATCCATTCATGACTATCAATACGCCTGACATTAATACAGTGCGTAAAATTAACCTGGAAGAACAATTTAAGGTCTTAGAATCCCGGGATTACATCGCTTCCACAATCCGGGTACTGCGCCGTGAAGGCATAAAATTTCACACTGGCTGTCAGCTCACCTATTCAGGAAATATTCCCTACAAGGCAGGTGCTTCAAGCTCTAGTGCAATTATAGTGGGTTTGCTAAAAACTTTGCTAAAATTATACAGCCCAAATGATCATTATGATTCTCATGCAATAGCTCATTTGGCATATCAGGCTGAAGTACTGGAACATGGGGAACCTGGTGGTATGATGGATCACTATTCTATTTCTCTGGGCAATGTTATCCATATCGATACAGCTACTTATGAGGTTCAACAGTTGGGGGATTCTCTTGAAGGATTAATCATCAGTAACTCATTAATCCCGAAAGAAATTCTGGAAGTTCATGGGCGGATTCGACCATCGATTGAACGGGCAATATCAATTCTCAGGCAGAATGATCCCGAATTCAAGCTCGCTCAAGTACAAGTTGAAGAAATTGATGAGTATTGTGAATATTTACCAGAATCGCTAATCCCAATATTTTATGCAACAATAACCAATCATGAATTTACACGCCAAGCGCTTAAACATTTTAAACAGGAATCTGTTGACCTCAAGCAAATCGGAATTTTGATGAATCTGCACCATAAACATCTGCGCGACTATTTACAGATCACTGTTCCAAAGATCAATCTCATGATTAACCGGGCGATGGACATGGGAGCACTGGGAGCTAAAATTAATGGCTCAGGTGGGGGGGGGACAATTGCAATTTTGGCACCAGGCCGTGTAAAGGAAGTCTGTGCAGCCCTGGAAAAGGTCGGTGCAATGAGTTATCCTGTAAAAGTTGACAAAGGGGCACGATATGAGTAA